The genomic window GAAAATTCTAACATTGCCCTAACATGACTGATCCGGTTTGACCAAAATCTGATATTCGAATAGAAAAACACATGCTTTTTTTTACGCCATGAAATATTCAGTGAGAGTCGTAGATTTCAGTACCATCCTTGCCATTTATTGGTAAAGTCAAATTTGTAGCATGTTCAATAGAAACAGAAAGGTCTGAGTGAATAATACCATGGATAAATTCTGGGCACAGGTCAAATCTCAAATCAAGAAATCAATTCCGGATCACAGTTACAGGATGTGGGTAGACCCGCTTGAAGTCCTGACCTTTCAGGAGGATCGGCTGTGTCTGTCCACCCCGAATGAATTTTTTATCAAGCGGTTGAAGGACAATTATCTGGGGTTGTTTGAGCAGGAATTTCATAAACTGGGACAACCGGTCCGGATCGAGTTCAAAACAAAAACGTCCCCCAAAACACCCGGCCATGTGCCCGGGAACCAGGTGGGAAAAGGAAAATCAAAAAAAAACGATCTGGCTCAGGCCAGTCTGCCCGGGTTTGATCCACGGTTCAACGGCGGCCGGCTGCTTAAAAAAGGGTATACATTTGATGATTTCGTGGTCGGAGACAACTCCAGTTTTGCCTATTCCGCGTCTTTGTCTTTGGCCCAGGGGAACATGAACGGGGCGGGCATGCTGTATCTTCTGGGTAAAACCGGGTTAGGTAAAAGCCATTTGTCCCAGGCCGTGGGACACCATGTCATCACCCATCATACAGCGTTGCGGGTATATTATGTGACAGCGGAAGATTTTACCAATGAAATGATATATGCCCTGAGAAATAACACCATTGAATCATTCAAGGAAAAATACCGCAAAAAATGTGAAGTCCTGATTTTAGAAGATGTCCATTTTCTGGCCGGTAAAAAAGCCATTCAAAAAGAACTGGCCGTGACCCTGGACTATCTGCTGGATGCCAACCGGAAAATTATATTTTCAGGATGTGATCTGCCCGATGATATTCCCAAACTGGATGATCAGCTTAAATCCCGATTGACCATGGGGCTTGTGACGGAAATCAAAGCACCGGATTTTAAAACCCGGGTGAAAATTTTAAGAAAAAAATCAAAAAACCTCAATTGTCTGATCCCTGACTCGGTCACGGAATATATTGCCCAGGAATTATGCGATGATGTCAGACAGCTGGAAAGCGGTCTGTTCGGTGTGGCAGCCAAAGGACAGCTGCTGGGCCGGCACATTGATATTGAGCTGGCAAAAAGCGTGCTGGCCAATATCCGCAAGCATCAGAAACGCATCACCATCGACGGGATCAAGAAACTGGTGTGTAAGGAATATGATATCACGGAGCAGGATCTGATATCAAAATCCCGGAAAAAACACATTGTCAAACCCCGGCAGGTGGCAATTTTTCTGTCCAGAAAATATACGGATCAACCCATCAAAAAAATCGGTTCCAGTTTCAAGCGGTACCATGCCACAGCCATTTATTCAGTGAATGCCGTGGAAAAGGAACTTCAGCACAAAGGGGTGCTGTATGAACAGATCCGGTATCTGTCAAAAAAAATTGAATCAGGTAAATTTTAAATGGGCCTGGATGATGCGGTTTATCGACTCCTGAAAAAACGGGTGGGAGATGCGCAGATCACCCGGAATCCGGAAGACCGGGTCTGCTATTCCTATGATGCGGCCCCGGGGCAGTCCTTTATGCCCGATGCGGTCGTGTTTCCGGAATCGGAAGCCCAGGTGGCGGATATCATGCGCCTGGCCTGGGAAAAACGGATTCCCGTCATTCCCCGGGGCAGCGGTTCCGGCATGACCGGCGGGGCCGTGCCGGTCCAGGGAGGACTGGTCATGGCCATGACCCGCATGAACCGGATACTGGACATTGACACGGACAATTTTATCGCTTCTGTGGAACCGGGAGTGATTGTGGCGGATCTGCATACGGCTGTGGAAAACAAGGGGCTGTTTTATCCGCCGGACCCGGCCAGCTCCGCCGTGTGTACCATCGGCGGGAATGTGGGAGAATGTGCCGGCGGTCCCAGAGCCGTGAAATACGGGGTGACCCGGGATTATGTGCTCGGGCTTGGCGCCGTGATGCCCAACGGGGACATCATCCACACCGGGGTGTGCACGGCCAAGGGTGTGGCCGGGTATGACCTGACCCGGCTGATCGTGGGATCGGAAGGCACACTGGCCATTGTCACCCGGATCACGCTGAGGTTGTTGCCGAAACCGGCATACGTGGCCACCATGGCGGTTTGTTTTGACGACATGGGAAAGGCGGCCCGAACCGTGTCAGGCATCATGCGCCGGGCCGTGATTCCCCGGTGTGTGGAATATCTGGATGAAGCCTCCCTTGCCCTGGTCAGAAATCAGCTGCAATCGGATCTGCCGGATCAGACCCGGGCCCTGCTGATTCTGGAACTGGACGGGGATGAAACACTGGTGAAATCCCAGACAGAACAGATCCGGGCCTTTTGTCTGCAATCCGGTGCCCTGGATATTCGCATGGCAACGGATCCGGTTCAGGCAGCCGCCATATGGCAGGCCAGAAAAGCGTTGTCTCCCACGCTGTATCAAATTGCCAGCCAGAAGCTGAACGAGGATATTGTGGTGCCCATATCAAAAATTCCCGACATGGTGTCGCATATCCAGACCCTTCAGCAGGAATCCGGCCTGACCATTGTCAGTTTCGGCCATGCCGGAGACGGCAATATCCATTGCAATATCATGTATGACAAAACCGATGCCGCCCAGGTGAAACAGGCCCATAACGCCGTGGACAAACTGTTTGCCGCAACCCTGGCCCTGGGGGGAACCATCACGGGTGAACATGGGGTGGGGCTGACCAAAAAAGGGTATCTGTCCTGGGAGATCGGAGAAAAAGAACAGGCCATCATGAAGCAGATCAAGGCGGTATTTGATCCCCGGCAGATTTTGAATCCGGGTAAAATTTTTTCCTGATACGTCAAAAGCACAGATCTGACGATCTGTTTCCAGCGGCTTAATGGGGTTTGGGCGCGTACTGGTTGTGAATCAGCAGTTTTTCAAACAAACCGACTTTGGGATGGATGCTTCGCATCAGGCAGCATTGAATTGACACGGCGCAATGGTTCTGGCACATCTGATTGGTTTTACTGAATTCCCCAAAGCACTCGGGCGTGTCCAGGGAATCGGCTTTTTCATGGTCAAAATCGGTCATTTTATCGGGTATCATCCTGTATGTTTATCTCTTTTGATTTTTGAAACGCCGTATATGTAAAGCATAAAACCTCATTGGTCAACCCTTAAATGGGATGCCGGCAGGGTGACCATGGATTCCAGTTTTTCGATCAGACCGGTCAGGCTCTGCTTCTGGCGGGCACAGATACAGATTCCTTCATTCAACAGCCAGGGGGTGTCAAAGTCAGCCATGTCCACCCGGTCCATTTTATTGAAAACATACAAGACGGGAATGTCATCCAGGTCCAGCTGTGTCAGAATTTTTTCCACGGAGTCTTTCTGCTGCATATACCGGGGATTGCTGATATCGATCACATGAAGAATAATGTCGGCTTCAGCCAGTTCTTCCAACGTGGCATGAAACGCTTCCATCAGTTCTTTGGGCAGATGCTGAATAAATCCCACCGTGTCCGTGACAATCACTTCCGTGTCCGCGGGAAACCGCAGACGTCTGGAAGACGGATCCAGTGTGGCAAACAGCCGGTCGGCCGCAATGATGTCACTCTGGGTCAGGGTATTGAGCAGCGTGGATTTGCCGGCATTGGTATATCCCACAATGGAAATAACGGGAATATTTCTCTGCCGGCGCCTGGCTTTCTGCTGGTGCCGCTGTTTCCGGATTTTTT from Desulfotignum phosphitoxidans DSM 13687 includes these protein-coding regions:
- the dnaA gene encoding chromosomal replication initiator protein DnaA; this encodes MDKFWAQVKSQIKKSIPDHSYRMWVDPLEVLTFQEDRLCLSTPNEFFIKRLKDNYLGLFEQEFHKLGQPVRIEFKTKTSPKTPGHVPGNQVGKGKSKKNDLAQASLPGFDPRFNGGRLLKKGYTFDDFVVGDNSSFAYSASLSLAQGNMNGAGMLYLLGKTGLGKSHLSQAVGHHVITHHTALRVYYVTAEDFTNEMIYALRNNTIESFKEKYRKKCEVLILEDVHFLAGKKAIQKELAVTLDYLLDANRKIIFSGCDLPDDIPKLDDQLKSRLTMGLVTEIKAPDFKTRVKILRKKSKNLNCLIPDSVTEYIAQELCDDVRQLESGLFGVAAKGQLLGRHIDIELAKSVLANIRKHQKRITIDGIKKLVCKEYDITEQDLISKSRKKHIVKPRQVAIFLSRKYTDQPIKKIGSSFKRYHATAIYSVNAVEKELQHKGVLYEQIRYLSKKIESGKF
- a CDS encoding FAD-binding oxidoreductase; protein product: MGLDDAVYRLLKKRVGDAQITRNPEDRVCYSYDAAPGQSFMPDAVVFPESEAQVADIMRLAWEKRIPVIPRGSGSGMTGGAVPVQGGLVMAMTRMNRILDIDTDNFIASVEPGVIVADLHTAVENKGLFYPPDPASSAVCTIGGNVGECAGGPRAVKYGVTRDYVLGLGAVMPNGDIIHTGVCTAKGVAGYDLTRLIVGSEGTLAIVTRITLRLLPKPAYVATMAVCFDDMGKAARTVSGIMRRAVIPRCVEYLDEASLALVRNQLQSDLPDQTRALLILELDGDETLVKSQTEQIRAFCLQSGALDIRMATDPVQAAAIWQARKALSPTLYQIASQKLNEDIVVPISKIPDMVSHIQTLQQESGLTIVSFGHAGDGNIHCNIMYDKTDAAQVKQAHNAVDKLFAATLALGGTITGEHGVGLTKKGYLSWEIGEKEQAIMKQIKAVFDPRQILNPGKIFS